Proteins encoded in a region of the Salvelinus fontinalis isolate EN_2023a chromosome 17, ASM2944872v1, whole genome shotgun sequence genome:
- the LOC129814288 gene encoding schwannomin-interacting protein 1-like isoform X2, with protein sequence MVHQEKRVYQAQRNDRESIRQKLALGSFYDDEEPVIYNSCSKNGLPTRPPSGVNLQVCFVNDSSSDKDSDAEDSKTETSLDTPLSPVSKQSSSLSDRDTGEEDSDPLEDCGFWRVQRRLQEEARVALALARPMARMQVEVERQIQLHRRSPVADLLPHLPHISEGLMKRSLRRGDMRDMSLGQLQVITNDLHSQIQSLNEELVQLLLMRDELHVEQDAMLVDVEDLTRHAQSQQRHLAEKTLSK encoded by the exons ATGGTGCATCAGGAGAAACGTGTCTACCAG GCCCAGAGGAATGACAGAGAGTCCATCAGGCAGAAGCTGGCTCTTGGCAGTTTCTATGACGACGAGGAGCCAGTCATCTACAACAGCTGCAGCAAGAACGGCCTTCCCACCCG TCCTCCGAGTGGTGTGAACCTGCAGGTGTGTTTTGTGAATGACAGCAGCAGTGACAAGGACAGCGATGCCgaggacagtaagacagagaccAGCCTGGATACGCCGCTGTCACCCGTG AGTAAGCAGAGTTCGTCGCTGTCGGACCGGGACACGGGCGAGGAGGACTCGGACCCCCTAGAGGACTGTGGCTTCTGGCGGGTGCAGCGGCGGCTCCAGGAGGAGGCCAGGGTGGCGCTGGCGTTGGCTCGCCCCATGGCCCGCATGCAagtggaggtagagagacagatccAGCTCCACCGCCGCTCGCCCGTCGCCGacctg CTGCCCCACCTGCCCCACATCAGTGAGGGTCTGATGAAGAGGAGTCTGAGGAGGGGAGACATGAGGGACATGAGCCTGGGCCAGCTCCAGGTCATCACCAACGATCTGCACTCACAAATACAGA GCCTGAATGAGGAGCTGGTGCAGCTGTTGCTGATGAGAGATGAGCTCCATGTGGAGCAGGACGCCATGCTGGTGGACGTAGAGGACCTGACCAG GCATGCTCAGAGCCAGCAGAGACACCTGGCAGAGAAAACCCTTTCCAAATAA
- the LOC129813515 gene encoding uncharacterized protein LOC129813515: protein MSSPGVTRNAPITENCATSAKALLLNITEALTQVRHKDTFSNTLLDCRLRYRLHFKFISVAYSLNTYDKCLRNIEDDPRCYSDMLQAIDPELLGLTVLQNLKEIKEYVTLQITQGCRPTQGTINQNPFDERIHLCKVLKGFRVRTITINRIIGYIHAGDPNMKGGILIIDQACWRISLIIDQACWRIFLIIDQACWRIFLIIDQACWRIFLIIDQACWRIFLIIDQACWRIFLIIDQACWRIFLIIDQACWRIFLIIDQACWRLSLIIDQACWRIFLIIDQACWRISLIIDQACWRIFLIIDQACWRIFLIIDQACWRISLIIDQACWRIFLIIDQACWRIFLIIDQACWRIFLIPIIVFLTVHSRDLSI from the exons ATGTCCAGTCCAGGTGTGACACGCAACGCCCCGATAACCGAGAATTGTGCCACTTCTGCAAAGGCACTTCTTCTGAACATCACCGAGGCGCTCACACAGGTGAGACACAAAGACACATTTTCCAACACTCTACTTGATTGTAGGCTACGTTATCGTCTCCATTTTAAATTCATATCTGTGGCCTACTCATTAAATAC ATACGACAAGTGTCTGAGGAACATTGAGGATGATCCACGTTGTTATAGTGACATGCTGCAAGCTATTGACCCTGAACTGCTTGGACTCACTGTGCTGCAGAACCTCAAAGAGATTAAGGAG TATGTTACTTTGCAGATTACTCAAGGTTGTAGGCCTACTCAAGGTACTATTAACCAAAATCCCTTTGATGAAAGGATACATCTGTGTAAAGTACTGAAGGGGTTCCGGGTTCGCACTATCACCATCAACAGAATCATTGGCTATATTCATGCTGGAGACCCCAATATGAAAGGTGGCATCCTCATCATCGATCAGGCATGTTGGAGAATATCCCTCATCATCGATCAGGCATGTTGGAGAATATTCCTCATCATCGATCAGGCATGTTGGAGAATATTCCTCATCATCGATCAGGCATGTTGGAGAATATTCCTCATCATCGATCAGGCATGTTGGAGAATATTCCTCATCATCGATCAGGCATGTTGGAGAATATTCCTCATCATCGATCAGGCATGTTGGAGAATATTCCTCATCATCGATCAGGCATGTTGGAGAATATTCCTCATTATCGATCAGGCATGTTGGAGATTATCCCTCATCATCGATCAGGCATGTTGGAGAATATTCCTCATCATCGATCAGGCATGTTGGAGAATATCCCTCATCATCGATCAGGCATGTTGGAGAATATTCCTCATCATCGATCAGGCATGTTGGAGAATATTCCTCATTATCGATCAGGCATGTTGGAGAATATCCCTCATCATCGATCAGGCATGTTGGAGAATATTCCTCATCATCGATCAGGCATGTTGGAGAATATTCCTCATTATCGATCAGGCATGTTGGAGAATATTCCTCATCCCCATCATTGTCTTTTTGACCGTTCACTCAAGGGATTTATCAATTTAA
- the LOC129814288 gene encoding schwannomin-interacting protein 1-like isoform X1, protein MVHQEKRVYQAQRNDRESIRQKLALGSFYDDEEPVIYNSCSKNGLPTRPPSGVNLQVCFVNDSSSDKDSDAEDSKTETSLDTPLSPVVHAIDSKQSSSLSDRDTGEEDSDPLEDCGFWRVQRRLQEEARVALALARPMARMQVEVERQIQLHRRSPVADLLPHLPHISEGLMKRSLRRGDMRDMSLGQLQVITNDLHSQIQSLNEELVQLLLMRDELHVEQDAMLVDVEDLTRHAQSQQRHLAEKTLSK, encoded by the exons ATGGTGCATCAGGAGAAACGTGTCTACCAG GCCCAGAGGAATGACAGAGAGTCCATCAGGCAGAAGCTGGCTCTTGGCAGTTTCTATGACGACGAGGAGCCAGTCATCTACAACAGCTGCAGCAAGAACGGCCTTCCCACCCG TCCTCCGAGTGGTGTGAACCTGCAGGTGTGTTTTGTGAATGACAGCAGCAGTGACAAGGACAGCGATGCCgaggacagtaagacagagaccAGCCTGGATACGCCGCTGTCACCCGTGGTACACGCTATagat AGTAAGCAGAGTTCGTCGCTGTCGGACCGGGACACGGGCGAGGAGGACTCGGACCCCCTAGAGGACTGTGGCTTCTGGCGGGTGCAGCGGCGGCTCCAGGAGGAGGCCAGGGTGGCGCTGGCGTTGGCTCGCCCCATGGCCCGCATGCAagtggaggtagagagacagatccAGCTCCACCGCCGCTCGCCCGTCGCCGacctg CTGCCCCACCTGCCCCACATCAGTGAGGGTCTGATGAAGAGGAGTCTGAGGAGGGGAGACATGAGGGACATGAGCCTGGGCCAGCTCCAGGTCATCACCAACGATCTGCACTCACAAATACAGA GCCTGAATGAGGAGCTGGTGCAGCTGTTGCTGATGAGAGATGAGCTCCATGTGGAGCAGGACGCCATGCTGGTGGACGTAGAGGACCTGACCAG GCATGCTCAGAGCCAGCAGAGACACCTGGCAGAGAAAACCCTTTCCAAATAA